Part of the Candidatus Omnitrophota bacterium genome is shown below.
CGCAGCCGCCGTGATTCTCGCGCTGTTAGGCCACGGCGTCTGGAGTTTGGTCTGGGCCTATATGCTGAGGGTGATCGTGCGGACAAGTATGATTTGGTATTTGAGCGGCTGGCGTTTCCGAGGCCGGTTTTCCAAAGACCTGGCCAAGAGCATGCTGCATTTCGGGGGTTTTGTGATGGGGAGCACCACACTAGCCTTTCTCAAGACCAATATCACCAGTCTGGCGCTCGTGAAAATTATCGGCGCCACGGCCGTAGGGTATTACACGATTGCCTACGGCTTGGCATTCTTTGTGGCCCAGTATCTAGGCAGCCATATCACCAATGTGACGTATCCCGCCTTTTCACAAATCCAGGACGATCCCCAGGCAATCGCGCGCGTGTATCTAAAAATCTTCAAGCATTTTTCTGCGTTGACCGTCCCGTTTAGCCTGCTGCTCATTGTTCTGGCCCCGGAGATCATCACCCTGATCTACGGCAGCCGCTGGCTGCCGTCGGCCTCGATTCTGATGATTCTGACAACAGCCGCTCTGCTGCGGAGTTTATTCTTGGGAGTGGGCCCTGTGTTTCTGGCGTACGGTCACGCAAAGCTTAGCTTCAAGATCAATGTCATTGAAACAATCTTATTTCTCGCCGCGCTTGTCCCATTATGCCACTGGTGGGGCCCGGAAGGGGCGGCCCTGGCCGTGCTTATGGGCACGCTTGTTTCGGTCGGGATCAGTGTCTTTTATTTTTTTGGCCTCACACAGATTTCCGCTTCGGACATACTCCACGAGTTTACTCCGTGCGCGAGCGGCTCTTTGGTATTATTGGCCGTTTCAGTTATTGGAATATGGGCTCTAAAAAACAACGCTGCCGGCCTGCCGCTTTCCACCGGGCCGTCCCTTGCCGTCATCCTTCTTGCCGGTTTGGGCTATCTCCTAATGATTTATGTGAAGGACCGAAGTTTCTTTGCAGAACTCAAGCGAGCCGTCACTTAGGAAGGAAGTTCCATGCCACAAGTCAGCGTCATCATCTCAGCTTACAATCGGCCCAACTTGCTGGTGGAGGCCATCGAGAGCGTGCTGCGCCAAAGCTACACAGACTGGGATCTTCACATTGCCTGTGATGGTGCGCCAAGCTCCGTCAGACAAATCGTCGAAGAATATGCCGCCCAAGATGCCCGTATTCACGGATATTTTCTCCCTCATTCCGGAAAAGTTGCCAAGGTCAGAAATCATGCTATCCGGCAAGCCGCAGGCGAATATGTCGCCTTTTTAGACGATGACGACGTCTGGTTTCCTCACAAGCTGCAGGTGCAGATGGCCTTACTGGAATCCCAACCAGAACTCAGGATGATCAGTGCATCGATGGTGCCCCAGACTCCGGATGGAGCGGCCCTGCCTGATATGCACAAACCTCCGATCCCCACCAAACACACTGCAAGAACGTTATCCCGTACTTGCTATTTTCCTCTCTGTATGGCCTTGGTGAGGCGGAGTGATGTGCTTGAGGCAGGGGGATTTTGCGAAGACCTTGATTATGCTGAAGATTATGACCTCTGGCTGCGGCTGATGCACAAAGGCCCATTTACAGTTTTGGAGAAACCGCTCGGGCTCTACCGGATCCACGGCAACAACCTGTCTCAGTACAATAAAGCCAAGGGGCCGGAAGAGAGTTACCGCCTGATTCGAGTCTACAAGGATCACTTGCGAGTGATGGCTCGCGCCCGCCTGAACTGCAAACGTCTTGGTGAGCTTGAAGCACTCAACAGTCAAACCGCTCAAAAATACTTAGGCCTGGCGAATACTCATCTTGATGTGGATATGTGGGCGCCTGCTTGCCGCGCTTTGGCCAAGGGGATTTTGTTTGACCCCTTTCTGGGCCTGAAAATGCCCACGAACAAAAATCTTTCTCGGTTCCAAAAAGCTATCAGCCCCTACCGCATGCTGCTTTCCCATGCCCTGGGCATCCTGAAAGGCAAAGCCCCCAAGAGTGAGAGACCTGTTCAGATCGCGTACTTTCTGGATGTGTTCCCCGCACTCTCCGATGCCTTCATCATCAATGAATTTCTGGGCATTGAACGGCTTGGAATCGGGATTGAGATCAACTCCTACCGTGACTACGAAGAGGAGCTACATTCTCCCGAACTCGTTCACTTGAAGGGGCCGGTACAGTACTTTGGAACCAGAGAATATTCTAAGCGCGAAAAAGCTGCCTCTCTGTTCTGGGCATTGCGCTCCAACCCGCCTTTCTTTTTTTCGGAATTCATCAGAGTGTTTCAAGGCACCCGGAGCTTGCGCTGGCATTTTCTGCAGGCCGTCTGCAAGGCAAAGACAATGGCCATGAAGCCCCCCACTCATGTTCACGCCCACTTCGACCAATTCGGCGCCTATTATGCCTGGGTCTGCGCCCGGCTTCTCCGGGTCCCATTTACAAGCACGAATCACGGCGGTGATGCCTGGACCGAGTCCTATCCCCAAGTCAGCCGGGATGCGGACGCCCTGGTCACGGTTTCGGAATCCCACAAGGCATTTCTCATTGACCAGTACGCATTGGAACCTGCCAAAGTTCACGTCATTCCCTGCGGGATTGATGCCGCAAAGTTCTTCCAACACCAACGTCAGTTGCCCTCGACTCCGGTTATTCTTACTGTAGGCCGGCTGCACTCAGTGAAAAATCAAGCTGTTCTCCTCGATGCCTGCAGGATTCTCCGGGCGCAGGGCCTGGAGTTCAGGTGTTTCTTGATCGGTGAGGGTCCTGAAAAAGACGCGCTGTCCGAGCAAATACGCGCCTTGGATTTGAGTGACACAGTCGAACTTTTGGGTTCTAAGACCCAGGAGGATATCGCCCGACTTTTGAGTCAATCCACGGTCTTTGCCCTGCCCAGTCAGACGGAAACTTTGGGCGTGGCCCTAATCGAGGCCATGGCTTCCGGTGTGCCGGCCGTTGCCTCCAGAGCAGGTGCGCTTCCGGAAATTATCGAAGAACATGTCAACGGATACCTGGTGGAGCCGGGGAACGCGGAACAGCTGGCCGGAGCGCTCAAAAAACTCCTGGAAGACAGGGAGCTGAACCAGATTATGGGCAATAATGCCCGGCGCGCCGTTGCCGGCAAACTCGACAGTCAGACAAGCGCAAACAAGCTGGCGCGCCTGTGGGCCTCTTTTGCGGCCTCAAGAGACGTGTGGCCGCAGATTCCCGATGCTGAAGACGCGACTCCATCCGCCACAGTGAAGCGGAAGAAGGCGATGTCATGAGCACAGTCAGCGTGGTCCTCATTTCCTACAACCGGTCCGGGTTTCTGAAGATTTCGCTTCAGAGCGTTCTGAACCAGAGCTATCAGGATTTTGAGATAGTGCTCGTGGACGGGTCCGACAAGCCCGAACACATTGCCGCGGTGCAAACGCTCTGTTCGGCTGAGAAGCGAGTCCGCTTGCTGCGCATACAAAACAAGGGTGTTTCCGCGGCGCGGAATCACGGAATCGAACACGCCCAGGGCGACTATATTGCCTTCCTGGATGACGATGACGAATGGTATCCCGGCCACCTTCAAGAGCATGTGCGCTATCTGGATGCAAACCCCAAGGCGAGTTTTGTCCTGAGCCAAGCGGAGATT
Proteins encoded:
- a CDS encoding glycosyltransferase is translated as MPQVSVIISAYNRPNLLVEAIESVLRQSYTDWDLHIACDGAPSSVRQIVEEYAAQDARIHGYFLPHSGKVAKVRNHAIRQAAGEYVAFLDDDDVWFPHKLQVQMALLESQPELRMISASMVPQTPDGAALPDMHKPPIPTKHTARTLSRTCYFPLCMALVRRSDVLEAGGFCEDLDYAEDYDLWLRLMHKGPFTVLEKPLGLYRIHGNNLSQYNKAKGPEESYRLIRVYKDHLRVMARARLNCKRLGELEALNSQTAQKYLGLANTHLDVDMWAPACRALAKGILFDPFLGLKMPTNKNLSRFQKAISPYRMLLSHALGILKGKAPKSERPVQIAYFLDVFPALSDAFIINEFLGIERLGIGIEINSYRDYEEELHSPELVHLKGPVQYFGTREYSKREKAASLFWALRSNPPFFFSEFIRVFQGTRSLRWHFLQAVCKAKTMAMKPPTHVHAHFDQFGAYYAWVCARLLRVPFTSTNHGGDAWTESYPQVSRDADALVTVSESHKAFLIDQYALEPAKVHVIPCGIDAAKFFQHQRQLPSTPVILTVGRLHSVKNQAVLLDACRILRAQGLEFRCFLIGEGPEKDALSEQIRALDLSDTVELLGSKTQEDIARLLSQSTVFALPSQTETLGVALIEAMASGVPAVASRAGALPEIIEEHVNGYLVEPGNAEQLAGALKKLLEDRELNQIMGNNARRAVAGKLDSQTSANKLARLWASFAASRDVWPQIPDAEDATPSATVKRKKAMS
- a CDS encoding lipopolysaccharide biosynthesis protein — its product is MSTAQLNRQIAQGVKWSLLGNVAEKILSVAATAILARILLPQDFGLFAVAFVLIDGLALFQTLGIDTALVREVDRADEAADTAFFLVPLTGLCLMVILLLAAPIYAQYTGHPELKGMIQTLALLFVFTSLNRVPGAILTKNLQFARRAFANFLAQVVFSAAAVILALLGHGVWSLVWAYMLRVIVRTSMIWYLSGWRFRGRFSKDLAKSMLHFGGFVMGSTTLAFLKTNITSLALVKIIGATAVGYYTIAYGLAFFVAQYLGSHITNVTYPAFSQIQDDPQAIARVYLKIFKHFSALTVPFSLLLIVLAPEIITLIYGSRWLPSASILMILTTAALLRSLFLGVGPVFLAYGHAKLSFKINVIETILFLAALVPLCHWWGPEGAALAVLMGTLVSVGISVFYFFGLTQISASDILHEFTPCASGSLVLLAVSVIGIWALKNNAAGLPLSTGPSLAVILLAGLGYLLMIYVKDRSFFAELKRAVT